Proteins from one Mucilaginibacter jinjuensis genomic window:
- a CDS encoding deoxycytidylate deaminase has translation MKPSFDLIFMNLATDLAKRSHCVKAHVGAVLTKDSRIISIGYNGPPAGTHNCDEEWPDTGCPRDSKGSCSLALHAEENAILYAMKNGAGLEGTTMYTTLSPCLPCARLIFSAGIKEVYFRHSYAEYKGLPSDEGVDFLNRFGVKATKFQEPLVDLDLPI, from the coding sequence ATGAAACCAAGTTTCGACCTTATATTCATGAACCTGGCGACCGATCTGGCCAAGCGCAGCCACTGCGTTAAGGCGCATGTTGGTGCCGTGCTGACTAAGGATTCACGGATTATATCGATAGGCTATAACGGCCCTCCGGCAGGTACCCATAACTGTGATGAGGAATGGCCTGATACAGGCTGTCCGCGCGACTCCAAGGGCAGTTGCTCATTAGCATTGCATGCCGAAGAGAATGCCATTTTATATGCCATGAAAAACGGTGCTGGGCTGGAAGGCACTACCATGTATACCACGCTATCGCCATGTTTGCCATGTGCTAGGTTGATATTTTCGGCAGGGATAAAGGAAGTATACTTTCGCCACTCGTATGCCGAATATAAAGGCCTGCCGAGCGACGAAGGTGTTGACTTTTTAAACCGGTTTGGTGTTAAAGCGACTAAATTTCAAGAGCCGCTTGTTGACCTCGATCTCCCTATTTAG
- the cmk gene encoding (d)CMP kinase — protein sequence MSTNIVVAIDGYSSCGKSTLAKALAKKLHFIYVDSGAMYRAVTLYLLRNNIDLTNEEAVKAVLPDIHLNFHSRDYQTHILLNDEEVSDEIRLMPVSNNVSAVSAIRSVRLEMVKQQQRMGKSKNIVMDGRDIGTAVFPDAPLKLFMTADPKVRAERRFKELQPTNPDITLEEVFENIAHRDYSDTTRKESPLVRADDAIILDNTNLTPEEQLQFALNRIEPLLKKTK from the coding sequence ATGAGCACTAACATTGTAGTGGCTATTGATGGCTATTCATCATGCGGAAAAAGCACTTTAGCCAAGGCCTTAGCCAAAAAACTTCACTTTATATATGTTGACAGCGGGGCTATGTACCGCGCAGTTACCCTTTATTTATTACGCAACAATATCGATTTAACCAACGAGGAAGCGGTTAAAGCCGTACTACCTGATATCCACCTCAATTTCCACTCACGCGATTACCAGACGCATATTTTGTTGAACGACGAGGAAGTATCAGATGAGATCCGTTTGATGCCGGTATCGAACAATGTGAGTGCAGTATCAGCCATCAGATCTGTAAGGTTAGAGATGGTAAAACAGCAGCAACGTATGGGCAAGTCTAAAAATATTGTAATGGATGGCCGTGATATTGGCACTGCCGTATTCCCGGATGCACCATTGAAATTGTTTATGACTGCCGACCCAAAAGTACGTGCAGAACGCCGTTTTAAAGAACTGCAGCCAACCAATCCTGATATTACATTAGAAGAGGTATTTGAAAACATCGCCCACCGCGATTACTCGGATACTACCCGTAAAGAAAGCCCCTTGGTTCGCGCCGATGATGCTATTATTTTGGATAATACCAATCTTACGCCCGAAGAGCAGCTACAATTCGCTTTAAACAGGATTGAGCCTTTGCTTAAGAAAACTAAATAG
- the arfB gene encoding alternative ribosome rescue aminoacyl-tRNA hydrolase ArfB, producing the protein MNISKADIQRETTFKASRSGGKGGQNVNKVSSKVELNFDIDNSVLFSDEEKEILRIKLGARLNKDGLVQVICDEERSQYLNREKALEKLYIIIAKAFEKPKPRKATKVSRAAKAARLDQKKIISGKKENRKKNFDY; encoded by the coding sequence ATGAATATTAGTAAGGCCGATATACAGCGCGAAACCACATTTAAGGCATCACGCAGCGGCGGTAAGGGCGGACAGAACGTCAATAAAGTATCAAGTAAAGTTGAGCTTAATTTCGATATCGATAATTCAGTTTTGTTTAGCGACGAAGAAAAAGAGATACTGCGCATCAAATTAGGTGCACGTTTAAATAAGGATGGTTTGGTACAGGTGATATGCGATGAAGAACGCAGCCAATATCTGAACAGGGAAAAAGCGCTTGAGAAACTCTACATTATCATTGCCAAAGCCTTTGAAAAACCAAAACCGCGTAAGGCAACTAAAGTAAGCAGGGCGGCCAAAGCAGCGCGCCTGGATCAAAAGAAAATAATCTCGGGCAAAAAAGAAAACCGTAAAAAGAATTTCGACTATTAG
- a CDS encoding lipid A deacylase LpxR family protein, with amino-acid sequence MRKLLPIAIILILCSLYTKAQYRTQEAGFQTDNDGYLGQGSDRYYTNGIFFFYREALPFDIEGKLANKVLGFEFGQKMYNPQSGNIQSNIPDDPRQDILNIDRPFAAYTYFGATYNLLYKNQSNIKVGAQIGLIGPKAQGEQIQNFIHSTFGFYPPFGWDHQIQGGIKFTLTGEYNKMLLRTPIFDANLSAYANIGNAFTGFGFGPLLRLGRTNKLFNSISTQSTITNRDGVKANDEEFFFYYKPMINIVAHDGTVQSKSGHLPQYYLTANPNDPSLSTAEITGTPETLVISNQIGAAYNSGDRWTFDLSAVFHTKDTKEMLRSHQWGSLAVMYHFN; translated from the coding sequence ATGAGAAAATTATTACCTATTGCTATTATACTGATACTTTGTTCATTATATACTAAAGCACAATACCGTACACAGGAAGCCGGTTTCCAGACTGATAATGATGGTTATTTAGGCCAGGGTTCAGATCGCTATTATACCAATGGGATTTTCTTTTTCTATCGCGAAGCCTTGCCATTTGACATTGAAGGTAAATTAGCCAATAAAGTGCTGGGCTTCGAGTTCGGTCAAAAGATGTACAACCCGCAATCGGGCAACATACAAAGCAACATACCCGATGATCCACGCCAGGACATCTTAAACATCGACAGGCCTTTTGCTGCCTATACCTATTTCGGTGCAACTTATAACCTACTGTATAAAAACCAAAGCAACATTAAGGTGGGCGCACAAATTGGTTTAATAGGCCCTAAGGCGCAGGGAGAGCAGATACAGAATTTTATACATAGCACATTCGGCTTCTACCCTCCTTTTGGCTGGGACCACCAAATACAAGGCGGCATCAAATTTACCTTAACCGGCGAGTACAATAAGATGCTGTTAAGAACCCCCATATTTGATGCTAACCTAAGCGCTTACGCCAACATAGGTAATGCCTTTACCGGGTTTGGATTTGGCCCTTTACTGCGCTTGGGACGTACAAATAAGTTGTTTAACTCCATCAGTACCCAAAGTACCATAACTAACCGCGACGGGGTTAAGGCTAACGATGAGGAGTTCTTCTTCTATTATAAGCCAATGATCAATATAGTAGCCCATGACGGCACGGTGCAAAGTAAATCGGGCCACTTACCGCAATATTACCTTACTGCAAACCCTAATGACCCAAGTTTAAGCACTGCCGAAATAACAGGCACGCCCGAAACATTGGTGATCAGCAACCAGATCGGCGCAGCCTATAATAGCGGCGACAGGTGGACTTTTGATTTATCGGCTGTATTTCATACTAAAGACACCAAAGAAATGCTGAGATCGCACCAATGGGGGTCATTGGCGGTAATGTATCACTTCAACTAA
- the lon gene encoding endopeptidase La, translating to MSYDPFDFKNTLPVINEDSEFFPLMSSEDEEEMNNEQVPEALAILPLRNTVLFPGVVIPITVGRDKSIKLIREANKGERIIGVVSQQDVSIEDPTFSQLNTVGTTALIVKMLQMPDGNTTVILQGKKRFHLKEEIQSEPYIKATIEPFEEIRPKQDKEFKAMVSSIKDMAMSIVQMSPNIPTEAGIAIKNIESISFLINFISSNMNADMSVKQRMLETVNLRERANQVLEHLTTELQMLELKNQIQSKVRVDLDKQQRDYFLNQQLKTIQEELGGNTPDLELDNLRDRATKKKWAKEVSDHFNKEMDKLARINPAAADYSVQMNYLELLLDLPWNEFTKDNFDLKRAQKVLDKDHFGLDKVKQRIIEYLAVLKLKHNMKAPILCLVGPPGVGKTSLGKSIAKALGRRYVRMALGGVRDEAEIRGHRKTYIGAMPGRVIQSIKKAGAANPVFILDEIDKVGNDFRGDPSSALLEVLDPEQNSTFYDNYVELDFDLSNVMFIATANSLSTIQPALLDRMEIIEVNGYTIEEKIEIAKQHLVPKQREAHGVKPKQVTLKNDVLEKVVEEYTRESGVRNLDKKIGSVIRGVAKSIALEEEYNPSVSKADVERILGAPIFDKDLYEGNKVAGVVTGLAWTSVGGDILFIEASLSPGKGRLTLTGSLGDVMKESATIALAYLRSHASRFNIDQRLFEQWDIHIHVPAGATPKDGPSAGVTMLTALTSAFTQRKVKPNLAMTGEITLRGRVLPVGGIKEKILAAKRANIKEIILCKSNQKDILDIKEDYIKDMKFNYVTEMREVIDLALLNEKVEDAIDLTIKEEPKPVLN from the coding sequence ATGAGCTATGATCCGTTTGATTTTAAAAATACATTACCGGTAATAAACGAAGATTCTGAGTTTTTCCCCCTAATGTCTTCCGAAGATGAGGAAGAAATGAACAATGAGCAGGTTCCCGAAGCTTTAGCTATACTTCCACTTCGTAATACTGTACTTTTCCCTGGTGTGGTTATTCCAATCACCGTTGGCCGCGATAAATCTATCAAGCTAATTCGTGAAGCTAATAAAGGCGAGCGCATTATAGGTGTGGTTTCGCAGCAGGATGTGAGCATTGAAGACCCCACTTTCAGCCAGCTTAATACAGTGGGCACCACTGCATTAATTGTTAAAATGCTGCAAATGCCCGATGGTAATACCACGGTGATACTACAGGGCAAAAAGAGGTTCCACCTGAAAGAAGAAATCCAGAGCGAACCTTATATTAAAGCTACGATTGAACCTTTTGAAGAGATAAGGCCAAAACAGGATAAAGAATTTAAAGCCATGGTATCGTCTATTAAAGACATGGCCATGAGCATTGTACAAATGTCGCCCAACATACCTACCGAGGCCGGCATTGCAATAAAAAATATCGAAAGCATTTCGTTCCTAATCAACTTCATATCGTCTAACATGAATGCCGATATGTCTGTTAAGCAGCGTATGCTCGAAACCGTTAACCTGCGCGAGCGTGCCAACCAGGTATTGGAGCATTTAACCACGGAGTTGCAGATGCTGGAACTGAAAAATCAGATCCAATCTAAAGTTCGTGTTGATCTGGATAAGCAGCAGCGCGATTATTTCCTGAACCAGCAGTTAAAAACCATCCAGGAAGAACTGGGCGGCAATACCCCAGATCTGGAGTTGGATAACCTGCGCGACCGTGCTACTAAAAAGAAATGGGCCAAAGAGGTAAGCGACCACTTTAACAAAGAAATGGATAAGCTTGCCCGCATTAATCCGGCCGCGGCAGATTATTCGGTACAGATGAACTATCTCGAGTTATTGCTCGATTTACCATGGAACGAATTCACCAAAGATAACTTCGACCTGAAACGTGCCCAAAAGGTATTGGATAAAGACCACTTTGGTTTAGATAAAGTAAAACAGCGTATCATAGAATACCTGGCGGTGCTAAAGCTGAAGCACAATATGAAAGCCCCTATCCTTTGTTTGGTTGGCCCTCCGGGAGTTGGTAAAACTTCATTGGGTAAATCAATTGCTAAGGCACTGGGCCGTCGTTATGTGCGTATGGCTTTGGGGGGCGTACGTGACGAAGCTGAAATTCGCGGTCACCGTAAAACTTATATCGGTGCTATGCCTGGCCGTGTAATTCAATCTATCAAAAAAGCAGGTGCAGCTAACCCAGTGTTTATTTTAGATGAGATTGATAAGGTAGGTAACGATTTTCGCGGCGATCCATCTTCTGCCCTGTTAGAGGTTTTAGATCCGGAACAGAATAGCACATTTTATGATAACTACGTTGAACTGGATTTCGACTTGTCGAATGTCATGTTCATTGCTACAGCTAACTCTTTAAGCACTATTCAGCCTGCTTTGTTAGACAGGATGGAGATTATCGAGGTTAACGGTTATACAATCGAAGAAAAAATCGAGATCGCTAAACAACACTTAGTACCTAAACAGCGCGAAGCCCACGGTGTAAAACCGAAACAGGTAACGCTGAAAAATGATGTACTGGAAAAAGTTGTTGAAGAATATACCCGCGAATCAGGCGTACGTAACCTGGATAAAAAAATTGGCTCTGTAATTCGTGGCGTTGCTAAAAGTATCGCGTTGGAAGAAGAATACAACCCTTCAGTTAGCAAAGCTGATGTTGAACGCATATTAGGTGCGCCTATCTTCGACAAAGACTTGTACGAAGGTAATAAGGTAGCTGGTGTAGTAACCGGCCTGGCCTGGACTTCTGTAGGTGGCGACATCCTGTTTATCGAAGCCAGCCTGAGCCCCGGTAAAGGCCGTTTAACTTTAACAGGTAGTTTGGGCGATGTAATGAAAGAGTCGGCTACTATTGCATTGGCTTACCTGCGCTCACACGCCAGTCGTTTCAATATTGATCAGCGTCTGTTTGAGCAATGGGATATCCATATCCACGTACCTGCAGGTGCTACGCCTAAAGATGGGCCATCGGCTGGTGTTACCATGCTTACTGCATTAACTTCTGCATTTACACAACGCAAGGTAAAACCTAATCTGGCTATGACCGGCGAAATTACCTTACGTGGCCGTGTATTGCCTGTTGGTGGTATAAAGGAAAAGATCCTGGCTGCCAAACGTGCCAATATTAAAGAGATCATCCTGTGTAAATCAAACCAGAAAGATATCCTGGACATTAAGGAAGATTACATTAAAGACATGAAGTTTAATTACGTAACCGAGATGCGTGAAGTAATTGATTTAGCTTTATTAAACGAAAAGGTTGAGGACGCCATTGACCTGACTATTAAAGAAGAGCCAAAGCCTGTACTCAACTAA
- a CDS encoding tetratricopeptide repeat protein: protein MRLPVILFVLAITSVKVSSAQNAYVKLGQQALMEGDFKVAIQRLEKACVIDSTNADALWMLGYSYYHSANYKKSISTYTRVVTIKPTDATSYYYRARAKSYMAKDNTLSAPERDKYLYGAIVDFTKAVTLEPTDTKYYQNRGIAYREYGVFKLDPTCKSTYDKVRGINALKASIGDLEKVLNDNPSRADIASLLDISKEKLATVVGHR from the coding sequence ATGAGGTTACCGGTCATACTATTTGTATTAGCTATCACGTCAGTTAAAGTTTCTTCGGCACAAAATGCTTATGTGAAATTAGGGCAGCAGGCATTGATGGAGGGGGATTTTAAGGTCGCGATACAACGGCTCGAAAAAGCCTGTGTTATTGATTCTACCAATGCTGATGCTTTGTGGATGCTTGGCTATTCCTATTACCATAGCGCCAACTACAAAAAGTCTATATCAACTTATACCCGCGTAGTTACCATTAAGCCTACCGATGCTACATCATACTACTACCGTGCACGTGCCAAGAGCTATATGGCTAAAGATAACACGCTATCGGCTCCCGAGCGCGATAAGTATTTATACGGTGCTATAGTTGATTTTACCAAGGCTGTTACACTAGAACCTACTGATACCAAATATTACCAAAACCGTGGTATTGCTTACCGCGAATATGGTGTTTTTAAACTTGACCCCACATGCAAATCTACCTACGATAAAGTACGTGGTATTAATGCCCTTAAAGCATCTATCGGCGACCTGGAAAAGGTGTTGAATGATAACCCAAGCCGGGCTGATATAGCCTCACTACTGGATATTTCTAAAGAAAAGCTGGCCACTGTGGTGGGGCATAGATAA
- the gpmI gene encoding 2,3-bisphosphoglycerate-independent phosphoglycerate mutase, whose protein sequence is MEQQKKLALLILDGWGYGRRDKSDAIFNAETPFFDELIKTYPNSKLEASGMAVGLPDGQMGNSEVGHMNLGAGRVVYQELGRIHKAVDDHELPTNAVIKSAFDYAKANNKDVHFIGLVSDGGVHSHIKHVKGLCDAAGEFGLKKVFIHAFLDGRDTDPNAGAGYIADLEDHIKGTSVKIVSAIGRYYAMDRDNRWERVKLAYDLMVHGTGKATTDLLGAVKQSYAEGVTDEFVQPIVNTDADGNPLAVIKDGDVVLCFNFRTDRGREITLALTQKEFHEQNMVPLKLRYITMTTYDETFKGVDVIFTKDDLVKTLGEVLQDAGKHQIRIAETEKYPHVTFFFSGGREKEFTDEKRLLVPSPKVATYDLQPEMSAEGIRDAILPELESGWADFICLNFANTDMVGHTGVFEAVVKAAETVDATTKAVVETGLKNGYSFIIIADHGNADFMINEDGSPNTAHTTNLVPCIIIDKDVKQVKDGKLGDIAPTVLTILGVDIPEEMTGNVLV, encoded by the coding sequence GTGGAACAACAAAAAAAACTCGCTTTATTGATTCTTGATGGCTGGGGATACGGCCGTCGCGACAAATCAGACGCTATATTTAATGCCGAAACTCCGTTTTTCGACGAATTGATTAAAACCTACCCTAACTCAAAGCTCGAAGCTTCGGGTATGGCTGTTGGTTTACCAGACGGGCAAATGGGTAACTCTGAAGTAGGGCACATGAACCTGGGTGCAGGCCGTGTAGTTTACCAGGAGCTTGGCCGTATACACAAAGCGGTTGACGATCACGAACTGCCAACAAACGCCGTAATTAAATCGGCTTTTGATTATGCTAAAGCAAATAACAAAGATGTACACTTCATCGGCCTGGTATCAGACGGTGGCGTACACTCACATATTAAACACGTAAAAGGCCTTTGCGATGCAGCCGGCGAATTTGGTTTGAAGAAAGTATTTATCCATGCCTTTTTAGATGGCCGCGATACCGACCCTAATGCAGGTGCCGGTTACATCGCCGATCTGGAAGATCATATTAAAGGTACTTCGGTTAAAATTGTATCAGCTATTGGCCGCTATTATGCCATGGACCGCGATAACCGCTGGGAGCGCGTTAAACTGGCTTACGACCTAATGGTGCACGGTACCGGTAAAGCAACTACCGATTTACTGGGCGCTGTTAAACAATCTTATGCCGAGGGCGTAACCGATGAGTTCGTTCAGCCGATTGTGAATACTGATGCTGATGGTAACCCATTAGCTGTTATTAAAGATGGCGATGTGGTATTATGCTTCAACTTCCGTACCGACCGTGGCCGCGAAATTACTTTGGCATTAACGCAGAAAGAGTTCCATGAGCAAAACATGGTTCCGTTGAAACTGCGTTATATTACGATGACCACTTATGACGAGACGTTTAAAGGCGTTGACGTAATCTTCACCAAAGATGATTTAGTTAAAACCCTGGGCGAAGTTTTACAGGATGCAGGTAAACACCAGATCCGTATTGCTGAGACTGAGAAATATCCACACGTAACTTTCTTCTTCTCGGGTGGCCGCGAAAAAGAATTTACTGATGAGAAGCGTTTATTAGTACCATCACCAAAAGTTGCTACGTACGATCTGCAGCCTGAGATGAGCGCCGAAGGTATCCGTGATGCTATTTTACCAGAACTGGAAAGCGGTTGGGCCGATTTTATTTGCCTTAACTTTGCCAATACAGATATGGTTGGCCATACAGGCGTTTTCGAAGCTGTAGTTAAAGCTGCCGAAACTGTTGATGCCACTACCAAAGCAGTTGTAGAAACCGGTTTAAAAAACGGTTACTCATTCATCATCATTGCCGATCACGGTAATGCCGATTTTATGATCAACGAAGACGGATCGCCAAATACAGCGCACACCACTAATTTGGTGCCTTGTATTATAATTGATAAAGATGTTAAACAAGTAAAAGACGGTAAACTGGGCGACATTGCCCCTACTGTACTTACTATACTGGGAGTTGATATCCCTGAGGAAATGACAGGTAATGTACTTGTATAA
- the nadC gene encoding carboxylating nicotinate-nucleotide diphosphorylase: MDKELVDPFIKNALAEDVGDGDHTSLATILPGTQGKARLIVKDTGILAGVELAVEICHIVDPELKVEIFLQDGASVKPGDIAFNLEGSVHSILKAERLILNCMQRMSGIATRTNQIVKMLAGTGTKVLDTRKTTPGVRYLEKWAVKIGGGVNHRFGLYDMILIKDNHVDYSGGISNAINNTHQYLKEQNKDLQIEIEVRNLEELEEVLRVGGVDRILLDNFKPQVLQQALAMNEGRYITEASGGITIDNIMDYASAGVDYISIGALTHSVNSLDLSLKAIKE, encoded by the coding sequence TTGGATAAGGAACTCGTAGACCCATTTATAAAAAACGCCCTTGCAGAAGATGTAGGCGATGGCGACCACACATCATTAGCAACCATTTTACCCGGCACACAGGGTAAAGCCCGCTTAATTGTAAAAGATACCGGCATTTTAGCAGGGGTTGAACTGGCTGTAGAAATATGCCATATTGTTGACCCTGAGCTAAAGGTTGAAATATTTTTACAAGATGGCGCATCTGTAAAACCGGGCGATATAGCCTTTAATTTGGAAGGCAGTGTACACAGTATATTAAAGGCAGAGCGTTTGATACTAAATTGTATGCAGCGTATGTCGGGCATTGCAACACGTACCAATCAGATTGTAAAAATGCTGGCGGGCACAGGTACTAAAGTTTTGGATACCCGTAAAACCACACCTGGGGTACGTTACCTCGAGAAATGGGCCGTTAAAATCGGCGGTGGCGTTAACCATCGTTTTGGTTTGTATGATATGATATTGATTAAGGATAATCATGTGGATTATTCGGGCGGTATCAGTAATGCTATTAACAACACCCACCAATATTTAAAAGAGCAGAATAAAGACTTACAGATAGAAATTGAGGTACGGAATCTTGAAGAACTGGAAGAAGTTTTACGTGTAGGCGGTGTTGACCGTATTTTGCTCGATAATTTTAAGCCACAGGTTTTACAACAAGCCCTTGCCATGAACGAAGGCCGTTATATTACCGAAGCATCGGGTGGTATAACTATTGATAATATTATGGATTATGCATCGGCCGGTGTTGATTATATTTCGATAGGTGCGCTAACCCATTCTGTTAACAGTTTAGACCTGAGCTTAAAAGCTATTAAAGAATGA
- the plsY gene encoding glycerol-3-phosphate 1-O-acyltransferase PlsY, whose amino-acid sequence MISVYSISVLILAYLFGSIPTAVWIGQAFYGIDIREYGSGNAGATNTFRVLGKKAGIPVMLIDILKGWTATNLAYFIPMYMVGNHNSIVFTNYELAFGIAAVMGHLFPIFAGFRGGKGIATLFGMVLAVHLQAALLCVGVFIVVLLITRYVSLGSIMAGFTYPIAVAFVFPVSIRAVVIYGMCMCVLILVTHQKNIERLLKGKESKVNLFKKKATA is encoded by the coding sequence ATGATATCTGTTTATTCTATTTCAGTGCTTATTCTGGCTTATTTGTTTGGCTCTATACCAACTGCAGTATGGATAGGCCAGGCATTTTATGGCATCGATATCAGGGAGTATGGCAGTGGTAATGCAGGCGCTACCAACACCTTTAGGGTATTGGGTAAAAAAGCCGGTATCCCTGTTATGCTTATTGATATATTAAAGGGATGGACTGCTACTAATCTGGCCTATTTTATACCCATGTATATGGTGGGTAACCATAACTCTATTGTATTTACCAATTACGAGCTTGCCTTTGGTATAGCGGCTGTAATGGGCCATTTGTTCCCGATTTTTGCCGGGTTTAGGGGCGGTAAAGGTATTGCTACTTTGTTTGGTATGGTTTTGGCTGTTCACTTACAGGCTGCCTTGCTGTGCGTAGGGGTGTTTATAGTAGTATTACTAATAACACGCTATGTATCTTTAGGTTCTATTATGGCTGGTTTTACATATCCTATTGCTGTAGCATTTGTTTTCCCGGTATCTATAAGGGCTGTGGTAATATATGGCATGTGTATGTGTGTGCTTATACTGGTAACACACCAAAAAAATATAGAACGTTTATTGAAAGGCAAGGAGTCGAAAGTTAACCTGTTTAAGAAAAAAGCAACTGCCTGA
- a CDS encoding M48 family metallopeptidase, which translates to MKKLNFWGAMAIAVALFSCSTVPITGRKQFNVVSDAEINQSAAASYRQLLSDPKTKVVASTADAQRVQRVGNQLATAIQRYLQQNGYANQYNFDWQFTLIQSSEVNAWCMPGGKVAVYSGILPYTKDDAGLATVLGHEIGHAIAHHSAERVSQQYVAQGVGTAIGVGAANSSSATLGIINQLYGVGGSLVLLKYSRNQESEADRLGLTFMAMAGYDPHNAVDFWKRMAASNTSSNTPEFLSTHPADATRIAAIQNAIPEAMKYYHQ; encoded by the coding sequence ATGAAGAAACTAAACTTTTGGGGTGCAATGGCAATAGCTGTTGCACTTTTTTCATGTTCAACCGTGCCGATTACGGGGCGCAAACAATTTAATGTAGTAAGCGATGCCGAGATTAACCAGTCGGCCGCTGCCAGTTATCGCCAGTTATTGAGCGATCCTAAAACTAAGGTTGTAGCCAGCACTGCAGATGCACAACGTGTACAAAGAGTGGGCAACCAACTGGCTACTGCCATTCAGCGTTATTTACAGCAAAATGGTTATGCCAACCAGTATAATTTCGATTGGCAGTTTACACTGATACAAAGCAGCGAAGTAAACGCCTGGTGTATGCCCGGTGGTAAAGTTGCCGTTTATAGCGGCATTTTACCTTATACCAAAGACGATGCCGGGCTGGCAACTGTACTGGGCCACGAAATTGGCCATGCCATAGCGCATCACTCGGCCGAGCGGGTTTCGCAGCAATATGTAGCGCAGGGAGTAGGTACCGCCATTGGGGTAGGTGCAGCAAACTCTTCATCGGCTACATTGGGTATTATTAACCAGCTTTATGGTGTGGGCGGTTCATTGGTTTTGTTGAAATATTCGCGTAATCAGGAATCCGAAGCTGACAGGTTAGGTTTGACCTTTATGGCTATGGCCGGCTACGATCCGCATAATGCAGTTGATTTCTGGAAACGGATGGCTGCTTCAAATACCAGCAGTAATACACCTGAATTTTTGAGCACGCACCCGGCAGATGCTACCCGTATTGCAGCCATACAGAATGCAATACCGGAGGCTATGAAATATTATCATCAATAA